One stretch of Marinobacterium iners DNA includes these proteins:
- a CDS encoding 6-carboxytetrahydropterin synthase, translating into MKLFVDNLTHVDFSYLHPKRGLVGESWAVQLVLDGSLDPQGMICDFGVVKRRVKQWLDAHLDHMLAVPAQLPGLQLEQLGGMTEVRWHYPEGGLFRCRSPEQAIAVLPCTEIDELSVAHWCRDQLRQLFPEQVQGVELAFTTESIDGRYYHYSHGLQQHDGNCQRIAHGHRSRIMIYRNGHRDEVLEGRWAECFRDIYIGTRSHLKNQSAGAHHYAYTAPQGAFELELPARCCYLIDTESTVEQIAAHLVEQVKIDHPQDEVVVRAFEGIGKGAIATA; encoded by the coding sequence GTGAAGCTCTTCGTCGATAATCTGACCCATGTGGATTTTTCCTACCTTCATCCCAAGCGCGGTTTGGTGGGCGAATCTTGGGCGGTGCAGCTGGTACTGGATGGCAGTCTTGACCCTCAGGGAATGATCTGTGATTTCGGTGTGGTCAAGCGCCGGGTCAAGCAGTGGCTGGATGCACATCTTGATCATATGCTGGCTGTGCCGGCCCAATTGCCGGGCTTGCAGCTTGAGCAGCTGGGCGGCATGACCGAGGTGCGTTGGCATTATCCTGAGGGTGGTCTTTTTCGCTGCCGTTCGCCCGAGCAGGCCATTGCTGTACTGCCCTGTACTGAAATTGACGAGCTCAGTGTTGCCCACTGGTGTCGAGATCAGTTGCGTCAGCTGTTTCCAGAGCAGGTGCAGGGGGTTGAGCTTGCCTTCACGACCGAGTCAATCGATGGGCGCTACTATCACTACAGTCACGGCCTGCAGCAGCATGACGGCAACTGCCAGCGGATCGCTCATGGCCACCGCTCGCGCATCATGATCTACCGTAACGGTCATCGCGATGAGGTGTTGGAAGGGCGCTGGGCCGAGTGCTTCCGTGATATCTATATAGGTACCCGTAGCCACCTGAAAAACCAGTCGGCCGGTGCGCACCATTATGCCTATACGGCGCCTCAGGGCGCGTTCGAGCTGGAGCTGCCGGCGCGCTGCTGCTATTTGATTGATACCGAAAGTACCGTCGAGCAAATTGCGGCACATCTGGTCGAGCAGGTCAAAATTGACCACCCGCAGGATGAAGTGGTTGTGCGTGCATTTGAGGGCATCGGCAAAGGTGCAATTGCTACGGCGTGA
- the rsuA gene encoding 16S rRNA pseudouridine(516) synthase RsuA, whose product MRLDKYIASVTDFSRKEVKRMLHADEVTVNGEHERDAGRKISDTDDVCLQGMPLDPPSTRYIMLYKPEGVVCSNDDPTHPTVTALLEMPRVERLHICGRLDVDTTGLVLLTDDGQWAHRVTSPNRHTGKIYHVITSDPITPDTVRIFADGIMLNGEHRRTKPAELELLSEREARVCLHEGRYHQVKRMFAAVGNRVDALHREQIGDIILDEMLEPGEYRELTPAEITSV is encoded by the coding sequence ATGCGACTCGACAAATACATAGCCAGCGTAACCGACTTTTCCCGCAAAGAGGTCAAGCGCATGCTGCATGCGGACGAAGTGACCGTCAACGGGGAGCATGAGCGTGACGCTGGGCGCAAGATCAGTGACACCGATGACGTATGTCTGCAGGGAATGCCCCTGGACCCGCCCAGCACCCGTTATATCATGCTGTACAAGCCCGAGGGGGTCGTATGCTCAAACGACGATCCGACCCACCCGACCGTAACGGCGCTGCTTGAGATGCCGCGTGTCGAGCGCCTGCACATCTGCGGCCGACTCGATGTGGATACCACCGGATTGGTACTGCTGACCGATGACGGCCAGTGGGCTCACCGTGTCACATCGCCCAACCGCCACACCGGCAAGATCTATCACGTAATCACCTCGGACCCGATCACGCCCGATACCGTCCGCATCTTTGCCGATGGCATCATGCTGAACGGGGAGCACCGACGCACCAAACCGGCTGAGCTTGAACTGCTGTCAGAGCGTGAGGCCCGTGTTTGCCTGCATGAAGGACGCTACCATCAGGTCAAGCGCATGTTTGCCGCCGTCGGCAATCGAGTTGATGCCCTGCATCGCGAGCAGATCGGCGATATCATCCTCGATGAAATGCTCGAACCCGGTGAATACCGTGAACTGACCCCTGCCGAGATCACCAGTGTCTGA
- a CDS encoding methyltransferase: MDPIARELEQQLSRLSAQALWLVDENPLPRCRPNPSVEVVGNRFDVIEQLQQQGWNARFNDFELETLPSACFNTILYRVSKEKAVVHHLIGAAKRLLKPNGELILLGDKAEGIRTYVRKAETCLGGSRTESKLGGNGWCARIVRSGEGGECPDSQSYAELRSACSDQRLEYWAKPGLFGWNKIDRGSAFLIEQLPAMLETPLPLSGSVLDLGCGFGYLALNAAGPETRLVCTDNNAAALLACQHNLRRAGISGEVLASNAGDNIRQQFDTLLCNPPFHSGFSVDGDLTDRFLAAAQRLLTSQGSACFVVNQHIPLERKAVGRFADISLWADNGSFKLVRLRKPINLTVQGHS, translated from the coding sequence ATGGATCCCATTGCCCGCGAACTGGAACAGCAACTCAGCCGTCTGAGCGCTCAAGCCCTCTGGCTGGTGGATGAAAACCCGCTGCCACGCTGCCGTCCGAACCCGTCAGTAGAGGTAGTTGGCAACCGTTTCGATGTGATTGAGCAGCTCCAACAGCAGGGCTGGAATGCCCGGTTCAATGACTTTGAACTCGAAACACTGCCAAGTGCCTGCTTCAACACGATCCTGTACCGGGTCTCCAAGGAAAAGGCTGTGGTACACCATCTGATCGGCGCGGCAAAACGCCTGCTCAAACCAAACGGTGAACTGATTCTGCTGGGTGACAAGGCCGAGGGTATTCGTACCTACGTGCGCAAGGCCGAGACGTGCCTTGGAGGCAGCCGCACTGAGAGCAAACTCGGGGGCAACGGCTGGTGTGCTCGCATAGTGCGCAGTGGCGAAGGGGGTGAGTGCCCCGACAGTCAGAGTTATGCCGAACTGCGCTCGGCCTGTTCGGATCAGCGACTTGAATACTGGGCCAAACCTGGCCTGTTTGGCTGGAACAAAATCGACCGTGGCAGCGCTTTCCTGATCGAGCAGTTACCGGCCATGCTGGAAACACCTCTGCCACTGTCCGGTTCAGTGCTGGATCTGGGCTGCGGCTTCGGCTACCTTGCGCTCAATGCAGCAGGTCCTGAAACTCGGCTGGTGTGCACTGACAATAATGCCGCCGCCCTGCTGGCCTGCCAACACAATCTTCGGCGTGCCGGAATCAGTGGCGAGGTACTGGCCAGCAATGCGGGGGACAACATCCGGCAACAGTTTGATACCCTGCTGTGCAACCCACCCTTCCACAGCGGTTTCAGTGTCGATGGTGACCTAACCGACCGTTTCCTGGCAGCCGCACAGCGCCTGCTGACATCACAGGGCAGCGCCTGTTTTGTCGTCAATCAGCACATCCCGCTTGAGCGCAAGGCGGTTGGTCGCTTTGCCGACATCAGCCTGTGGGCCGATAATGGCAGCTTCAAACTGGTTCGATTGCGCAAACCGATTAATTTAACTGTTCAGGGACACTCATGA
- a CDS encoding YciC family protein, whose translation MTFDYLRQSLFFFRTHLSRLALIQIPFLLLITVVQYQLLQGGESAEAARTTSSVFISSALDLALMPIYWGATLLYMQSVLQGQTLSTSQAISLSLTCWGRLLLTYILTALAVSTGLLLLIVPGIYIGIRLAFAEFYCVMEGKGPMESLRASWASSSEFFWPLLQGLALIFGVLMLAEVMIGQMLSETRILMLALSLLAQFLGVMSSIYAYRIYCVMKEEHKPL comes from the coding sequence ATGACCTTCGATTATCTTCGCCAGAGCCTGTTCTTTTTCCGTACTCATCTTAGCCGACTGGCACTGATTCAGATCCCCTTCCTGTTGCTAATCACGGTGGTACAGTATCAGCTGCTGCAAGGAGGGGAGTCCGCCGAGGCTGCGCGCACTACCAGCAGCGTCTTCATCAGCTCGGCACTGGATCTGGCCCTGATGCCAATCTATTGGGGGGCCACTCTGCTGTATATGCAGTCGGTGCTGCAGGGGCAAACACTGTCCACCAGCCAGGCGATCAGCCTCAGCCTGACCTGCTGGGGACGCCTGCTGCTGACGTATATTCTGACAGCCCTGGCGGTTTCGACCGGTCTTTTGTTACTCATTGTACCCGGGATCTACATTGGCATCAGGCTGGCCTTTGCCGAGTTCTACTGCGTGATGGAAGGCAAGGGGCCAATGGAATCCCTTCGCGCCAGCTGGGCCAGCAGCAGTGAATTTTTCTGGCCACTTCTGCAGGGACTGGCACTGATTTTCGGTGTATTGATGCTGGCTGAAGTGATGATCGGGCAGATGCTGAGTGAGACTCGCATACTGATGCTGGCGCTGTCACTGCTGGCTCAGTTTCTGGGCGTTATGTCGAGCATCTACGCCTATCGCATCTACTGTGTGATGAAAGAGGAACACAAACCGCTCTGA
- the pnp gene encoding polyribonucleotide nucleotidyltransferase, producing the protein MQAISKSFQFGKHTITIETGKVARQATGAVMVTMDGVQVLCTVVGSKEMREGQDFFPLSVHYQEKYYAVGRIPGGFFKREARPSEKETLTSRLIDRPIRPLFPKGFMNEVQVVCTVMSADKVNDPDIAAMIGTSAALAISGLPFMGPIGGARVGFTEADGYILNPTYAELATSELDMVVAGTADAVLMVESEAKELTEDEMLGAVLFAHQEMQVVINAINELVAEAGKPKWDWQPAAKNEALIAQVRELVGAGIASAYQVADKMQRQSSLAELRAQAVEALSGSEEGQPSGKEVSAIFSSLEKEIVRNRIIDGEPRIDGRDTKTVRPINVEIDLLKGVHGSALFTRGETQAIATCTLGTSRDQQIIDALEGERKDPFMLHYNFPPYSVGEAGRMMGAGRREIGHGRLARRGVAAVLPTQEEFPYTIRIVSEITESNGSSSMASVCGASLAMMDAGVPLKAPVAGIAMGLVKENDRFAVLTDILGDEDHLGDMDFKVAGTEAGVTALQMDIKITGITEEIMEIALEQAHEARKHILKEMALVIGYARPELPDNAPAMQLLKINPEKIRDLIGKGGATIRGLTEETGAMIDIEDDGTVRIYADDKAKGKAALDRVMAITAEAEVGKIYEGKVVRIEEFGAFVNILPGKDGLVHISQIAKERVQAVTDYIKMDDVVKVKVLDVDMRGRIKLSMKDLIEDESVSS; encoded by the coding sequence GTGCAAGCGATCAGTAAATCATTTCAGTTCGGCAAACATACCATCACCATCGAAACCGGCAAGGTAGCCCGTCAGGCCACCGGTGCCGTCATGGTTACCATGGACGGCGTTCAGGTACTCTGTACCGTAGTCGGCTCCAAAGAGATGCGTGAAGGTCAGGACTTCTTCCCGCTGTCGGTTCATTACCAGGAAAAATACTACGCTGTAGGCCGTATACCGGGTGGCTTCTTCAAGCGTGAAGCGCGTCCTTCCGAGAAGGAAACGCTGACCTCGCGCCTGATCGACCGTCCGATCCGTCCGCTGTTCCCGAAAGGCTTCATGAACGAAGTTCAGGTGGTCTGTACCGTGATGTCGGCTGATAAGGTCAACGATCCGGATATCGCGGCCATGATCGGTACCTCTGCGGCACTGGCAATCTCCGGCCTGCCGTTCATGGGTCCGATCGGCGGAGCACGTGTAGGCTTTACTGAAGCTGACGGTTACATCCTGAATCCGACCTATGCGGAGCTTGCAACCTCTGAGCTGGACATGGTTGTAGCCGGTACTGCCGATGCAGTACTGATGGTTGAGTCTGAAGCCAAAGAGCTGACCGAAGACGAAATGCTTGGCGCCGTACTGTTTGCACACCAGGAAATGCAGGTGGTGATCAACGCCATCAATGAACTGGTAGCTGAAGCCGGGAAGCCGAAGTGGGACTGGCAGCCCGCGGCCAAGAACGAAGCCCTGATCGCTCAAGTGCGTGAGCTGGTTGGTGCCGGTATTGCATCTGCCTATCAGGTTGCTGACAAAATGCAGCGTCAGTCCAGCCTGGCTGAACTGCGTGCGCAGGCGGTTGAAGCACTGTCTGGCAGTGAAGAGGGTCAGCCCTCCGGCAAAGAAGTGTCCGCGATTTTCAGCTCGCTGGAAAAAGAGATCGTGCGTAACCGCATTATCGATGGCGAGCCGCGTATCGATGGCCGTGATACCAAAACCGTACGTCCGATCAATGTCGAAATCGACCTGCTCAAGGGTGTGCACGGTTCCGCCCTGTTTACCCGCGGTGAAACTCAGGCGATCGCGACCTGTACCCTGGGCACCAGCCGTGATCAGCAGATCATCGATGCGCTGGAAGGTGAGCGCAAGGATCCGTTCATGCTGCACTACAACTTCCCTCCGTACTCCGTGGGTGAAGCGGGCCGCATGATGGGCGCAGGCCGCCGCGAAATTGGTCATGGTCGTCTGGCTCGTCGTGGTGTTGCGGCTGTGTTGCCGACACAGGAAGAGTTCCCGTACACCATCCGTATCGTATCCGAAATTACCGAGTCCAACGGCTCCAGCTCAATGGCATCCGTTTGTGGCGCCTCTCTGGCGATGATGGACGCGGGTGTACCGCTGAAAGCGCCTGTGGCCGGTATTGCCATGGGTTTGGTGAAGGAAAATGATCGCTTTGCCGTTCTGACCGATATTCTGGGTGACGAAGACCACCTCGGTGATATGGACTTCAAGGTAGCCGGTACCGAAGCGGGTGTTACAGCCCTGCAGATGGATATCAAGATCACCGGTATCACTGAAGAGATTATGGAGATCGCGCTGGAGCAGGCACACGAAGCGCGCAAGCACATCCTGAAAGAGATGGCGCTGGTTATTGGCTATGCACGTCCTGAACTGCCGGATAACGCGCCGGCCATGCAGCTGCTGAAGATCAACCCGGAGAAAATCCGTGACCTGATCGGTAAGGGTGGTGCCACCATTCGCGGCCTGACCGAAGAAACCGGCGCTATGATCGATATCGAAGATGACGGTACTGTCCGCATCTACGCTGATGATAAGGCCAAGGGCAAAGCGGCTCTGGATCGCGTCATGGCGATCACGGCTGAAGCTGAAGTGGGCAAGATCTACGAAGGCAAGGTGGTGCGGATCGAAGAGTTCGGTGCATTCGTTAACATCCTCCCGGGCAAGGATGGTCTGGTCCATATCTCCCAAATCGCCAAGGAGCGTGTTCAAGCCGTGACTGACTACATCAAGATGGATGACGTGGTGAAGGTCAAGGTGCTGGATGTGGATATGCGTGGTCGCATCAAGCTGTCCATGAAAGACCTGATCGAAGACGAGTCTGTTTCCAGCTAA
- the rpsO gene encoding 30S ribosomal protein S15, whose translation MALSNEKKAEIVAEFGRGAGDTGSTEVQVALLTANIEGLQGHFKSHKQDHHSRRGLIRMVNQRRKLLDYLKGKDADRYLALIGRLGLRR comes from the coding sequence ATGGCTCTTTCTAACGAGAAAAAAGCGGAAATCGTTGCTGAATTCGGTCGTGGCGCTGGTGATACCGGTTCTACCGAAGTACAGGTTGCGCTGCTGACTGCGAACATCGAAGGCCTGCAGGGTCACTTCAAGTCGCACAAGCAGGATCACCACTCTCGCCGTGGTCTGATCCGCATGGTAAACCAGCGTCGTAAGCTGCTGGACTACCTGAAAGGCAAAGACGCTGACCGCTATCTGGCGCTGATCGGCCGTCTTGGGCTGCGTCGCTAA
- the truB gene encoding tRNA pseudouridine(55) synthase TruB — MARKPKGRSISGLFLLDKPQGLSSNAALQRVKRIYGAAKAGHTGALDPLATGLLPICLGEATKFSQYLLDSDKRYLTTAKLGQRTDTCDAEGEVTEEKPVPASLSREQIEALLVEHFSGEIEQVPPVYSALKLNGQPLYKLARQGVEVEVKPRRVRIHEIRLLALRADEVDLEVFCSKGTYIRSIVEDLGLLLGCGAHVSVLRRLQTGPFHADQMMTLEQLQNLAQPQAEEAQNSIQQRLDALLLPAWAPVSDLPRIQLEAAEAERLQMGQRLRVDDRLPDADEFLVFNRVTDEFLGIAERDAKGALKGKRLVSTA, encoded by the coding sequence ATGGCCCGTAAACCAAAAGGCCGCTCAATCAGCGGCCTTTTTCTGTTGGATAAGCCTCAGGGGCTATCTTCCAATGCTGCCCTGCAAAGGGTCAAAAGAATCTATGGTGCCGCCAAGGCCGGCCACACCGGGGCGCTGGATCCTCTGGCGACCGGCCTGCTGCCGATCTGTCTGGGCGAAGCAACCAAGTTTTCCCAGTACCTGCTGGATTCGGACAAGCGTTATCTGACCACTGCAAAACTGGGGCAGCGTACCGATACCTGTGATGCTGAGGGTGAGGTAACCGAAGAAAAGCCGGTTCCTGCAAGCCTCAGCCGAGAGCAGATTGAAGCGTTGCTGGTCGAGCATTTCAGTGGCGAGATAGAACAGGTTCCGCCGGTGTATTCGGCTCTCAAACTTAACGGCCAGCCGTTGTACAAGCTGGCACGTCAGGGTGTCGAGGTTGAAGTTAAACCCCGCCGTGTACGGATTCACGAGATCAGGCTGCTGGCGTTGCGCGCGGATGAGGTGGATTTGGAGGTATTCTGTTCCAAGGGCACCTATATCCGCAGCATCGTTGAGGATCTGGGCTTGCTGCTGGGCTGTGGTGCCCATGTCAGTGTGTTGCGCAGGCTGCAGACCGGCCCTTTCCATGCCGACCAGATGATGACGCTGGAGCAGCTGCAAAACCTGGCACAACCTCAGGCAGAGGAGGCTCAAAACAGCATACAACAGCGGCTGGATGCGCTATTATTACCGGCTTGGGCGCCGGTGTCCGATTTGCCACGGATTCAGCTGGAAGCGGCTGAAGCCGAAAGACTGCAGATGGGGCAAAGGCTGCGTGTTGACGATCGATTGCCGGATGCGGATGAGTTTCTGGTATTCAATCGTGTAACCGACGAATTTCTCGGTATCGCCGAACGCGATGCCAAAGGGGCGCTGAAGGGCAAACGCCTTGTCAGCACCGCTTGA
- the rbfA gene encoding 30S ribosome-binding factor RbfA, with the protein MARDFKRTDRVGDQIQRDLATLIQREIKDPRLGMVTISHVKVSKDLGYADIYFTVLAIGDQTEAEVIKSSRTVLNNAAGFLRTELSRGIKLRVMPQLRFHFDETVERGRHLHGLIEKAWQQESNRPDNEDDNGN; encoded by the coding sequence ATGGCACGCGATTTCAAACGTACCGACCGGGTAGGGGACCAGATCCAGCGTGATCTGGCCACCCTGATCCAGCGCGAGATAAAGGATCCGCGGCTGGGTATGGTGACCATCAGCCACGTCAAGGTGAGCAAGGATCTCGGCTATGCCGATATCTACTTCACCGTGCTGGCGATTGGTGATCAGACTGAAGCCGAGGTGATCAAGAGTTCACGTACGGTGCTCAATAACGCCGCTGGATTCCTGCGCACGGAGCTGTCTCGCGGAATCAAGTTGCGGGTCATGCCGCAGCTGCGATTCCATTTTGACGAAACCGTTGAGCGGGGGCGCCACCTGCATGGCCTGATTGAAAAGGCCTGGCAGCAGGAGAGCAACCGCCCGGATAACGAAGACGATAACGGGAACTGA
- the infB gene encoding translation initiation factor IF-2 produces MAEVTVKQLADVVGVSAERLLTQMQEAGIGTKKIESSVTEEERLKLLSHLKRSHGENVDAAEPSKITLKRKTKSELKVSGAAGKRKTVSVEVRKKRTYVKRSSLEEDNAQPAIVEEVKVAVEPVAEATPVVASQPDVAPVSVKTDAEAPPAEEQAAPSAEVTAKAKPAATAAPEPEVLAEPVTENPRRKDKEKSRRSDDDDRPRRGKGGKTARQDDTRGRRGKAGKRAPAGRGRSGGPNQHGFEKPTAPVVHEVNIPESITVAELAKKMSIKAAEVIKVMFKMGAMATINQVLDQDTAVLVVEEMGHKAIPMQENAIEDALIESVQAAQGEKVGRAPVVTVMGHVDHGKTSLLDYIRRTKVATGEAGGITQHIGAYHVETDNGMVTFLDTPGHAAFTAMRARGAQLTDIVVLVVAADDGVMPQTEEAIQHAKAAGVPLVVAVNKIDKEDADLDRVKNELAQRDVLPEEWGGDVQFAHVSAKSGEGIDGLLDAILLQAELLELTAVKDAPGQGVVVESRVDKGRGSVSTLLVQNGTLRKGDIVLAGLHYGRVRAMLDENGKPIDEAGPAIPVEILGLDGTPDAGDEFTVVSSEKKAREVALFRQGKYREVKLARQQKAKLENLFENMQAGDVKSLNIVLKADVRGSLEAIIQSLEDLSTDEVKVNIVSSGVGGIAETDANLALASSAILIGFNVRADNQAKAVVEREELELRYYSVIYDIIDDVKQAMTGLLSPEYREEIVGIAQVRDVFRSPKLGAIAGCMVTEGTVYRNKRIRVLRDNVVIYEGELESLRRFKDAVAEVRQGMECGIGVKNYNDVKVGDQIEVFDTIEVQRTL; encoded by the coding sequence ATGGCAGAAGTAACTGTGAAGCAACTTGCCGATGTGGTTGGTGTATCCGCTGAGCGTCTGTTGACGCAAATGCAGGAAGCCGGCATCGGTACAAAGAAAATTGAATCGAGTGTGACCGAAGAGGAGCGTCTGAAACTCCTGAGTCATCTCAAGCGCAGCCATGGCGAGAACGTGGATGCGGCTGAGCCCAGCAAAATCACGCTCAAACGCAAGACCAAATCTGAGCTGAAGGTTTCCGGTGCTGCGGGTAAGCGCAAGACTGTCAGCGTAGAAGTGCGCAAAAAACGTACTTATGTCAAGCGTTCCTCATTGGAAGAGGACAACGCTCAGCCAGCGATTGTTGAAGAGGTGAAGGTTGCCGTAGAGCCAGTTGCGGAAGCGACTCCTGTTGTTGCTTCTCAGCCAGATGTGGCGCCTGTGTCTGTTAAGACTGATGCCGAAGCGCCACCTGCTGAAGAACAGGCAGCACCGTCAGCTGAAGTGACGGCGAAGGCCAAACCGGCCGCCACCGCTGCACCTGAGCCCGAAGTGCTGGCTGAGCCTGTCACTGAAAACCCGCGCCGCAAAGACAAGGAAAAGTCTCGTCGCAGTGATGATGACGACCGTCCTCGTCGTGGCAAGGGTGGTAAAACCGCTCGTCAGGACGATACTCGCGGTCGTCGCGGCAAGGCTGGCAAACGTGCACCTGCAGGTCGAGGCCGCAGTGGTGGCCCGAACCAGCATGGCTTCGAAAAGCCGACTGCACCGGTGGTGCATGAGGTAAATATCCCTGAGAGCATCACCGTGGCCGAACTGGCCAAGAAGATGTCGATCAAGGCCGCTGAGGTCATCAAGGTAATGTTCAAGATGGGCGCCATGGCGACCATCAATCAGGTACTGGATCAGGACACCGCCGTACTGGTGGTGGAAGAGATGGGCCACAAGGCCATTCCGATGCAGGAAAATGCCATTGAAGACGCGCTGATCGAGAGCGTTCAGGCGGCTCAGGGTGAAAAGGTTGGCCGTGCACCGGTGGTAACTGTCATGGGTCACGTTGACCACGGCAAGACCTCACTGCTTGACTACATCCGTCGCACCAAGGTGGCAACCGGTGAAGCGGGTGGCATTACCCAGCATATCGGTGCCTACCACGTTGAAACCGACAATGGCATGGTGACCTTCCTGGATACTCCGGGGCATGCGGCGTTTACCGCCATGCGTGCACGCGGTGCTCAGCTGACCGACATTGTAGTGCTGGTTGTTGCCGCAGATGACGGCGTGATGCCGCAGACTGAAGAAGCGATCCAGCACGCGAAAGCCGCCGGTGTACCTTTGGTGGTGGCTGTCAACAAAATCGACAAGGAAGATGCCGATCTGGACCGCGTGAAGAACGAGCTGGCTCAGCGTGACGTACTGCCTGAAGAGTGGGGTGGCGACGTGCAGTTTGCGCATGTTTCCGCCAAGAGCGGCGAAGGCATCGATGGACTGCTGGATGCGATCCTGCTGCAGGCCGAGCTGCTTGAACTGACAGCCGTGAAAGATGCACCGGGTCAGGGTGTTGTGGTTGAATCGCGCGTCGACAAGGGCCGTGGTTCCGTGTCCACCCTGCTGGTACAGAACGGTACCCTGCGCAAGGGCGACATCGTGCTGGCTGGCCTGCATTACGGTCGTGTACGTGCGATGCTGGACGAAAACGGCAAGCCGATCGATGAAGCCGGTCCCGCGATTCCGGTCGAGATCCTTGGCCTTGACGGTACCCCGGATGCCGGTGACGAGTTCACCGTGGTGTCCAGCGAGAAGAAAGCCCGCGAAGTGGCGCTCTTCCGTCAGGGCAAGTACCGCGAAGTGAAGCTCGCCCGTCAGCAGAAAGCCAAGCTGGAAAACCTGTTCGAGAACATGCAGGCCGGCGATGTGAAGTCACTGAACATCGTCCTCAAGGCGGATGTGCGTGGCTCTCTGGAAGCGATCATCCAGTCACTGGAAGACCTGTCCACCGACGAAGTGAAGGTGAACATTGTTTCCAGCGGTGTTGGCGGCATTGCCGAGACCGACGCCAACCTGGCACTGGCCTCTTCGGCGATCCTGATCGGCTTCAACGTCCGTGCCGACAACCAGGCCAAGGCCGTGGTTGAACGCGAAGAGCTTGAGCTGCGCTACTACAGCGTTATTTACGACATCATTGATGACGTAAAACAGGCGATGACCGGTCTGCTGTCACCGGAATACCGTGAAGAGATCGTCGGTATTGCTCAGGTGCGTGATGTGTTCCGTTCACCGAAGCTGGGCGCCATCGCCGGTTGTATGGTGACCGAGGGTACGGTTTACCGTAACAAGCGTATCCGTGTACTGCGCGACAACGTGGTGATCTATGAGGGCGAGCTGGAATCTCTGCGTCGCTTCAAGGATGCCGTGGCCGAAGTACGTCAGGGTATGGAATGTGGTATCGGGGTGAAGAACTACAACGACGTGAAGGTCGGTGACCAGATCGAAGTGTTCGACACCATTGAAGTACAGCGTACGCTGTAA